The following proteins come from a genomic window of Sorex araneus isolate mSorAra2 chromosome 1, mSorAra2.pri, whole genome shotgun sequence:
- the LOC101552247 gene encoding E3 ubiquitin-protein ligase RNF138-like, whose amino-acid sequence MAEELSAATPYTEDDFYCPVCQEVLKTPVRTAACQHVFCRKCFLTAMRESGIHCPLCRGNVTRRERACPERALDLENIMRKFSGSCRCCAKQIKFYRMRHHYKSCKKYQDEYGVSSIIPNFKISQDSVGSSNRSETSTSHNTETYQENTSSGHPTFKCPLCQESNFTRQRLLDHCNSNHLFQIVPVTCPICVSLPWGDPSQITRNFVSHLNQRHQFDYGEFVNLQLDEETQYQTAVEESFQVNI is encoded by the coding sequence ATGGCCGAGGAGCTCTCCGCGGCCACCCCGTACACAGAGGATGATTTCTACTGCCCCGTGTGCCAGGAGGTGCTCAAGACGCCCGTGCGGACCGCGGCCTGTCAGCACGTTTTTTGTAGAAAATGTTTCCTGACTGCAATGAGAGAGAGTGGAATACATTGTCCCCTCTGTCGTGGAAATGTGActagaagagagagagcatgtCCTGAACGGGCCTTAGACCTTGAAAATATCATGAGGAAGTTTTCTGGTAGCTGCAGATGCTGTGCAAAACAGATTAAATTCTATCGCATGAGACATCATTACAAATCTTGTAAGAAGTATCAAGATGAATATGGTGTTTCTTCTATTATTCCAAACTTTAAGATCTCTCAAGATTCAGTAGGGAGCAGTAATAGGAGTGAAACATCCACATCTCATAACACAGAAACTTACCAAGAGAATACAAGTTCTGGACATCCAACCTTTAAGTGTCCCTTATGTCAAGAATCAAATTTTACCAGACAGCGTTTACTGGATCATTGCAACAGTAATCACCTATTTCAGATAGTTCCTGTGACCTGTCCTATTTGTGTGTCTCTTCCTTGGGGAGATCCTAGCCAGATTACTAGAAATTTTGTTAGTCATCTAAATCAAAGACATCAATTTGATTATGGAGAATTTGTGAATCTTCAGCTCGATGAGGAAACCCAGTATCAAACTGCTGTTGAAGAATCATTTCAAGTAAACATCTGA